From the genome of Deinococcus depolymerans, one region includes:
- the menC gene encoding o-succinylbenzoate synthase: MLRIEAAELIVARLPLKFRFETSFGVQTEKVIPLLVLHGDGLQGVSEGTMEFAPMYREETIAGALNLLREVFLPRVLGRTFANPEALNDALGTFRGNRMARAMVEMAAWDLWARQLDVPLGTLLGGRRTEVEVGVSLGIQPDAAATVDVVRRHVEQGYRRIKLKIKPGWDVQPVRAVREAFPDIRLTVDANSAYTLADTARLRALDDFDLTYIEQPLAWDDLVDHAELQRRLRTPLCLDESVTSAQDARKGLALGAGGVINVKVARVGGHAEARRVHDVAQAFGAPVWCGGMLESGIGRAHNIHLSTLPNFALPGDTSSASRYWQTDLIHEPLEAAGGLMPVPAGAGTGVTLNREFLAGVAELHEERRD; encoded by the coding sequence AGACCGAGAAGGTCATTCCGCTGCTCGTCCTGCACGGCGACGGCCTTCAGGGCGTCTCGGAAGGGACCATGGAATTCGCGCCGATGTACCGCGAGGAGACCATTGCCGGGGCGCTGAACCTGCTGCGCGAGGTGTTCCTGCCGCGCGTCCTGGGCCGGACCTTTGCGAACCCCGAGGCGCTGAACGACGCGTTGGGCACCTTCCGGGGCAACCGCATGGCGCGCGCCATGGTCGAGATGGCCGCCTGGGACCTGTGGGCGCGGCAGCTGGACGTGCCGCTGGGCACCCTGCTGGGTGGCCGCAGGACAGAGGTGGAGGTGGGCGTGAGTCTGGGCATCCAGCCGGACGCGGCCGCCACCGTGGACGTGGTGCGCCGTCACGTGGAACAGGGCTACCGGCGGATCAAACTGAAGATCAAGCCCGGCTGGGACGTGCAGCCGGTCCGGGCCGTGCGGGAGGCCTTCCCGGACATCCGCCTGACGGTGGATGCCAACAGCGCGTACACCCTGGCCGACACCGCCCGGCTCCGCGCCCTGGACGACTTCGACCTGACGTACATCGAGCAGCCGCTCGCGTGGGACGACCTGGTGGACCACGCCGAGCTGCAGCGCCGCCTCAGGACGCCGCTGTGCCTGGACGAGAGCGTGACGAGTGCGCAGGACGCCCGCAAGGGGCTCGCGCTGGGCGCGGGCGGCGTGATCAACGTGAAGGTCGCGCGGGTCGGTGGGCACGCCGAGGCGCGCCGGGTCCATGACGTCGCGCAGGCGTTCGGCGCGCCGGTCTGGTGCGGCGGGATGCTCGAAAGCGGGATCGGCCGGGCGCACAACATCCACCTGTCCACCCTGCCGAACTTCGCGCTGCCCGGCGATACCAGCAGCGCCAGCCGTTACTGGCAGACGGACCTGATCCATGAGCCGCTGGAGGCTGCCGGGGGCCTGATGCCGGTCCCGGCCGGGGCGGGCACCGGGGTCACCCTGAACCGGGAGTTCCTGGCGGGCGTGGCGGAACTGCACGAGGAGCGGCGCGACTGA
- a CDS encoding acyl-CoA acyltransferase codes for MDHPNAQARRDARPFVIRDVTDPWAFRALEQVQVSAWGYVDREVLPGTMFRISAVTGGVVLGAYPAPDPAAQEPETQEPVGLAFGFPALRGTELWHHSHLLAVHPAWRGTGMAVALKLAQRARAQAQGLTRMTWTFDPLVARNARLNLGKLGAVARTYLPDWYALDGDRAAAFPADRLMIEWDLTRPHVARPAPRPGGPAALAALAGGVAPGPAALELVAAQVLAEVPTRLESLDEPVRRAWRGALREVLGCYLSRGYVVTDLARSGERAYYVLTREGAGGGSGMEQPG; via the coding sequence ATGGACCACCCGAACGCGCAGGCCCGCCGGGACGCCCGTCCGTTCGTGATCCGTGACGTGACGGACCCCTGGGCCTTCCGGGCGCTGGAGCAGGTGCAGGTGAGCGCCTGGGGGTACGTGGACCGGGAGGTGCTGCCCGGCACCATGTTCCGGATCAGTGCCGTGACGGGCGGCGTCGTGCTGGGTGCGTACCCGGCGCCGGACCCGGCCGCACAGGAACCCGAGACGCAGGAACCGGTGGGGCTGGCCTTCGGCTTCCCGGCGCTGCGCGGAACGGAGCTCTGGCATCACTCTCACCTGCTGGCAGTGCATCCGGCGTGGCGGGGGACGGGGATGGCAGTCGCGCTGAAGCTGGCGCAGCGGGCGCGGGCGCAGGCGCAGGGGTTGACGCGCATGACCTGGACCTTCGATCCGCTGGTGGCGCGGAACGCGCGGCTGAACCTGGGGAAGCTGGGGGCCGTGGCGCGTACGTACCTGCCGGACTGGTACGCGCTGGACGGGGACCGCGCGGCGGCCTTCCCGGCGGACCGGCTGATGATCGAGTGGGACCTGACGCGGCCGCACGTCGCGCGGCCTGCCCCGCGTCCCGGCGGACCGGCAGCGCTGGCGGCCCTGGCCGGGGGGGTGGCGCCGGGGCCGGCGGCGCTGGAGCTGGTGGCGGCGCAGGTGCTGGCCGAGGTGCCGACCCGCCTGGAGTCGCTGGATGAGCCGGTGCGCCGTGCGTGGCGTGGGGCGCTGCGGGAGGTGCTGGGCTGTTACCTGTCGCGCGGGTACGTGGTGACCGATCTGGCCCGTTCGGGGGAGCGGGCGTACTACGTGCTGACGCGGGAGGGGGCCGGTGGCGGGTCGGGGATGGAACAGCCGGGTTGA